From Salvia splendens isolate huo1 unplaced genomic scaffold, SspV2 ctg1202, whole genome shotgun sequence, the proteins below share one genomic window:
- the LOC121789040 gene encoding protein SYS1 homolog isoform X2, whose translation MFYGAAAWDPWLIVAQIVCLQCLYYLTLGLCLSVLVAPRVSKMSLVYFFDFATVTDWGVIASSFLTSIAGAGVLVYLVERTRKCLDFSSTLYIIHLFICLLYGGWPSTITWWVVNITGLAVMVLLGEHLCKKRELRDIPVGRYRSNV comes from the exons ATGTTCTATGGCGCGGCGGCGTGGGACCCGTGGCTGATAGTGGCGCAAATTGTGTGCCTTCAATGTCTGTACTACCTCACTCTAGGGTTATGCCTCTCGGTTCTCGTCGCTCCCCGCGTCTCCAAGATGAGCCTCGTCTATTTCTTCGATTTCGCCACTGTTACTGATTGGGGCGTTATCGCTTCCAGTTTTCTCACCTCTATTGCTGG AGCTGGAGTTTTGGTTTATTTAGTTGAGAGAACAAGGAAATGCTTGGATTTTTCCTCTACCCTTTACATCATACATCTTTTCATTTGCTTGTTGTATGGAGGTTGGCCCTCAACTATTACCTGGTGGGTTGTGAACATTACTGGCTTAGCAGTGATGGTACTGTTAGGTGAACATTTGTGCAAGAAACGTGAGTTACGAGACATTCCAGTTGGAAGATACAGATCAA ATGTCTGA
- the LOC121789040 gene encoding protein SYS1 homolog isoform X1, translating into MFYGAAAWDPWLIVAQIVCLQCLYYLTLGLCLSVLVAPRVSKMSLVYFFDFATVTDWGVIASSFLTSIAGAGVLVYLVERTRKCLDFSSTLYIIHLFICLLYGGWPSTITWWVVNITGLAVMVLLGEHLCKKRELRDIPVGRYRSMH; encoded by the exons ATGTTCTATGGCGCGGCGGCGTGGGACCCGTGGCTGATAGTGGCGCAAATTGTGTGCCTTCAATGTCTGTACTACCTCACTCTAGGGTTATGCCTCTCGGTTCTCGTCGCTCCCCGCGTCTCCAAGATGAGCCTCGTCTATTTCTTCGATTTCGCCACTGTTACTGATTGGGGCGTTATCGCTTCCAGTTTTCTCACCTCTATTGCTGG AGCTGGAGTTTTGGTTTATTTAGTTGAGAGAACAAGGAAATGCTTGGATTTTTCCTCTACCCTTTACATCATACATCTTTTCATTTGCTTGTTGTATGGAGGTTGGCCCTCAACTATTACCTGGTGGGTTGTGAACATTACTGGCTTAGCAGTGATGGTACTGTTAGGTGAACATTTGTGCAAGAAACGTGAGTTACGAGACATTCCAGTTGGAAGATACAGATCAA TGCATTAA
- the LOC121789041 gene encoding glucosidase 2 subunit beta-like, translating to MRSSVVAMAPDEEKMTRRSPLDFPIEWDRPKPGRRPDIFPQFSPMKTPLPPPMPADPPEEDEEDEEEKKEEEEENEEENPDKEDK from the exons ATGAGGTCATCAGTGGTCGCTATGGCTCCCGATGAAGAGAAGATGACCCGCCGTTCGCCCCTCGATTTCCCCATC GAGTGGGACAGGCCGAAGCCAGGAAGGAGACCAGATATATTTCCTCAGTTCAGTCCCATGAAGACTCCACTACCCCCACCAATGCCTGCTGATCCTCCtgaagaagacgaagaagatgaagaagagaaaaaagaggaagaggaggagaacGAGGAGGAGAATCCGGACAAGGAAGACAAGTGA
- the LOC121789044 gene encoding trihelix transcription factor ASIL2-like, protein MDDENDVPYRSNTYAANVQKLPVENASYPRDIGNSYGEDDDNTDDGEEDEEKAVNDVDDDDDNDDDDGGNGVQRISNNDYEYGDEDEDDNNDDGNGDQQRHPKKRKLKNLISSYEFAPRLPAPPPATPSAPKPSYGGRNPLTDWTEHETLVLLDTWGDRFLKHGRKSLRGEEWQEVAEKVSLGSKIERTDTQCRNRLDTLKKKYKKEKLKFGDSGSEWVYFKKIDVLLSSSQVQQGGLSCGIDSGEYVFMNPKVYLNRSNGLDEMRDSPGNSSEGEEDESEGLPPKKTMGTGKIRSSAAPYKMLADSFEKFSEIYERIEDSKRQQMVELEKMRMDLHRDLEMQKREILERGHAEIAKIRQEEDEDNAENISG, encoded by the coding sequence ATGGATGATGAAAATGATGTTCCTTACCGTTCCAATACTTACGCCGCAAACGTACAAAAACTCCCTGTCGAAAATGCCAGCTATCCTCGAGATATTGGCAATTCGTACGGAGAAGACGATGACAACACTGATGATGGTGAGGAAGATGAGGAGAAGGCAGTGAACGATGTggatgatgatgacgacaatgatgatgatgatggaggTAATGGTGTTCAAAGGATAAGTAACAATGATTATGAGTAtggagatgaagatgaagatgacaACAACGACGATGGAAATGGTGATCAGCAGCGCCACCCGAAGAAGAGGAAGCTGAAGAATCTGATCTCAAGCTATGAGTTTGCCCCTCGACTGCCGGCTCCTCCTCCTGCCACTCCATCGGCTCCGAAGCCGTCGTACGGGGGGCGCAATCCGCTCACTGATTGGACCGAGCACGAGACGTTGGTCTTACTTGACACTTGGGGAGATAGATTTCTCAAGCATGGGAGGAAGAGCCTGCGTGGCGAGGAGTGGCAAGAAGTTGCGGAGAAGGTATCACTGGGATCGAAAATAGAAAGAACCGACACTCAGTGTCGAAATCGTCTGGATACGTTGAAGAAAAAGTACAAAAAAGAGAAGCTGAAGTTTGGGGATTCAGGGAGTGAATGGGTGTATTTCAAGAAGATTGATGTGCTACTATCGTCATCGCAAGTGCAGCAAGGCGGTCTTTCATGTGGGATCGACTCGGGGGAGTACGTATTCATGAACCCTAAAGTTTATCTGAATCGGTCGAATGGATTGGATGAGATGCGGGACAGCCCGGGAAACTCAAGCGAGGGCGAGGAAGATGAGTCCGAGGGCCTCCCTCCCAAGAAGACGATGGGGACTGGTAAAATTCGAAGCAGTGCAGCTCCCTACAAGATGTTGGCAGATTCTTTCGAGAAATTCAGTGAAATATACGAAAGGATCGAGGATAGTAAGAGGCAGCAGATGGTAGAGCTAGAGAAGATGAGGATGGACTTGCACAGAGATTTGGAGATGCAGAAAAGAGAGATTTTAGAGAGAGGCCATGCCGAGATAGCTAAGATCCGACAAGAAGAGGATGAAGACAACGCTGAGAATATCAGTGGTTGA